One genomic window of Bactrocera dorsalis isolate Fly_Bdor chromosome 4, ASM2337382v1, whole genome shotgun sequence includes the following:
- the LOC125778257 gene encoding pre-intermoult gene 1 protein-like: MRPQTILLFALVALLCMVQHSAFAADDASSAVSNEGSDASSSDASSSNSEANTGDDNDSESESDDDKTGSDASANDSTSDDTADNDDTSNNGSDNDDTSDGDLDDSQTEDDNDNNPSNGSASNPSGKRSPSSQRKAQRKRQAAKKQQRQKQKRRQNKKRRQNKRRQNQRRRQQNNRRRRNNRRPARG; the protein is encoded by the coding sequence ATGAGACCTCAAACAATACTGTTGTTCGCCCTTGTGGCCTTACTCTGCATGGTACAGCACTCTGCATTTGCAGCAGACGACGCTAGCAGTGCCGTAAGTAATGAGGGCAGTGATGCTTCGAGCAGCGATGCTTCGAGCAGCAACAGTGAAGCTAATACCGGCGATGATAATGATAGCGAAAGCGAAAGCGATGATGATAAAACAGGTAGTGATGCAAGTGCCAATGATAGCACAAGCGATGACACAGCTGATAATGATGACACAAGCAACAATGGCAGCGATAATGACGACACAAGTGATGGTGATCTTGACGATTCACAAACTGAAGACGATAATGATAACAACCCTTCAAATGGTAGTGCCAGCAATCCATCAGGAAAAAGAAGCCCGTCTAGTCAGCGCAAAGCTCAAAGAAAACGCCAAGCAGCAAAGAAACAACAacgtcaaaaacaaaaaaggcgcCAAAACAAGAAACGTCGCCAAAACAAAAGACGTCAGAATCAAAGACGACGTCAACAAAATAATAGGCGACGACGAAATAACAGGCGCCCAGCCCGTGGTTAG